In Blautia sp. SC05B48, a single genomic region encodes these proteins:
- the ychF gene encoding redox-regulated ATPase YchF, translating to MKLGIVGLPNVGKSTLFNSLTKAGAESANYPFCTIDPNVGVVTVPDERLNLLGDFYKSKKVTPAVIEFVDIAGLVKGASKGEGLGNQFLANIREVDAIVHVVRCFEDSNVVHVDGSIDPLRDIETINLELVFSDLEILERRIAKVTKTARMDKEAAKELTFLEKVKAHLEEGQLAITLETENEDEDAWLATYNLLTAKPVIYAANVAEDDIADDGANNQYVQAVREYAAKQNSEVFVICAQIEEEISELDEDERKMFLEDLGLTESGLEKLVRASYHLLGLMSFLTAGEDETRAWTIKIGTKAPQAAGKIHTDFERGFIKAEVVNYQDLLDCGSYAGAREKGLVRMEGKEYVVQDGDVILFRFNV from the coding sequence ATGAAATTAGGAATCGTAGGTCTTCCTAACGTAGGAAAAAGTACATTATTCAATTCACTGACAAAAGCCGGAGCAGAATCCGCAAACTATCCGTTCTGTACTATCGACCCCAATGTGGGTGTTGTAACCGTTCCGGATGAGAGACTGAATCTTCTCGGAGATTTTTATAAATCAAAAAAAGTAACACCGGCAGTGATCGAATTCGTCGATATTGCAGGTCTTGTAAAAGGCGCATCTAAAGGAGAGGGACTTGGAAACCAGTTCCTTGCAAATATCCGTGAGGTAGATGCTATCGTTCACGTAGTACGTTGCTTTGAGGATTCCAATGTTGTTCATGTAGATGGAAGCATTGATCCGCTCCGCGATATAGAGACCATTAATCTGGAGCTTGTTTTCTCTGATCTTGAGATCCTCGAGAGAAGAATTGCCAAGGTTACCAAGACTGCACGTATGGATAAGGAAGCTGCCAAAGAGCTTACATTCCTTGAAAAAGTAAAGGCGCATCTGGAAGAGGGACAGCTTGCCATTACTCTTGAAACAGAGAACGAAGACGAGGATGCATGGCTTGCAACTTATAATCTTCTTACTGCAAAACCGGTGATCTATGCGGCTAATGTTGCAGAGGATGATATCGCAGATGATGGGGCGAACAATCAGTATGTACAGGCAGTACGGGAATACGCTGCCAAACAGAACAGCGAGGTATTTGTGATCTGTGCACAGATCGAGGAAGAAATCTCCGAGCTGGATGAAGATGAGAGAAAGATGTTCCTGGAGGATCTGGGACTGACAGAATCCGGCCTTGAGAAGCTGGTGCGCGCAAGCTATCACCTTCTTGGTCTTATGAGCTTCCTGACAGCAGGAGAAGATGAGACAAGAGCATGGACCATCAAGATCGGAACCAAGGCACCGCAGGCAGCAGGTAAGATCCACACAGACTTTGAACGTGGATTTATCAAAGCAGAGGTTGTGAATTATCAGGATCTTCTGGATTGCGGTTCCTATGCAGGTGCCAGAGAGAAGGGCCTTGTACGTATGGAAGGAAAAGAGTACGTTGTACAGGACGGAGATGTGATCTTATTCAGATTTAACGTGTGA
- a CDS encoding thiamine diphosphokinase: MIDTIIISGGNIQNGFALDFLKKRIEESRGKKITLVAADKGMEWFMKNREFIPDLAVGDFDSLSEEGKKYMESLKGPEIIRLKPEKDDSDTQSAVNQMIRRGAKDILILGATGTRLDHVLANLGLLSMGKEKGVHIAIADQWNYITLAESGTLLHREEQFGKYVSFFTVGGDVTGLTLRGFKYPLNGYHLTVEDSGLTVSNEISEETAEILYESGQLLMIMSRD, from the coding sequence ATGATCGATACAATAATAATCAGCGGGGGCAATATCCAGAATGGTTTTGCCCTCGATTTTTTAAAAAAAAGAATAGAAGAGAGCCGAGGAAAGAAAATCACTCTTGTTGCTGCAGATAAAGGGATGGAATGGTTTATGAAAAACCGGGAATTTATTCCGGATCTTGCAGTAGGGGATTTTGACAGTCTTTCCGAAGAAGGCAAAAAATACATGGAAAGCCTGAAGGGACCGGAGATCATCAGGCTGAAGCCTGAGAAGGATGATTCGGATACACAGTCTGCGGTAAATCAGATGATCCGCAGGGGTGCAAAGGATATCCTGATCCTGGGAGCTACCGGCACAAGGCTGGATCATGTGCTGGCGAATCTGGGACTGCTTTCCATGGGGAAAGAAAAGGGTGTCCACATTGCGATCGCAGATCAGTGGAATTATATTACACTTGCAGAAAGCGGAACCCTACTGCACAGAGAGGAGCAGTTTGGAAAATATGTTTCATTCTTTACTGTGGGAGGTGATGTGACAGGCCTCACTCTGAGGGGATTTAAGTATCCTCTGAACGGATATCATCTGACAGTAGAAGACAGTGGCCTGACCGTCAGTAATGAGATTTCGGAAGAAACCGCAGAGATTCTGTATGAAAGCGGGCAGCTTCTGATGATCATGTCCAGGGACTGA
- the pknB gene encoding Stk1 family PASTA domain-containing Ser/Thr kinase: protein MLKTGMIIAERYEIVGKIGTGGMADVYKAMDHKLNRFVAVKVLKPEFREDTTFIKKFISEAQAAAGLTHPNIVNVFDVGDDGGVYYIVMELIEGITLKEYISKKGKLSIKEATSIAIQVSMGLEAAHSHGIVHRDVKPQNIIISTDGKVKVTDFGIARAASSNTISSNVMGSVHYSSPEQVRGGYSDEKSDIYSLGITLYEMVTGRVPFDGDTTVAIAIKHLQEEMVPPSVYTPDLPYSLEQIILKCTQKSVDRRYSRMEDVIADLKHSLIDPQGDFVKLTTVDNDAKTVVISEEELGEIKHTPKQITKPEITTLEEEKYDDNDYDDAEEEYRPRSEHRSGKKKKHHGSGRGLTIAALIGGAVLLIVLVVVLGRAAGLFGTGSSGTADSSKAEAKQESAADGLATVPDLVGKTEEEAKTLANDAHLGVQMAGEEASDQEKGRISRQKTAAGTQVEANTTVKYWVSTGTAQVTIPDLDGRTGIDAQQTLEDLGLQVNVQKEYSDTDDNGYALVDPGYVYNVEPAAGTSVQAGSSVTLTVSRGVDYGDNAEVPSVVGMTKDAALTILGKFIDIQITEQQSTEAAGTVIAQDPEAYAAADPDQPISITISSGDKAPSTDSTASADSTASTDSTASADSTVSTTTSTADVNANTGWKCTQTLDTPSGYNGGAIRLELIQDVNGEPKASTIIDGQNISFPYQLNISGAEGITSGTIYLYEEVDGDYQQLGTYTVTFKKAE, encoded by the coding sequence ATGTTGAAGACGGGAATGATCATAGCCGAGCGTTATGAGATCGTAGGAAAAATCGGAACTGGCGGAATGGCAGATGTCTATAAGGCTATGGACCATAAGCTGAACCGTTTTGTTGCAGTGAAGGTCCTGAAACCGGAGTTTCGGGAAGACACCACGTTTATAAAGAAATTCATAAGTGAGGCCCAGGCGGCAGCTGGTCTTACACATCCGAATATCGTTAATGTATTTGACGTAGGAGATGACGGCGGTGTTTATTACATTGTTATGGAACTGATCGAGGGTATCACTCTGAAGGAATACATCTCCAAGAAGGGGAAGCTTTCCATTAAAGAGGCCACAAGTATCGCAATCCAGGTTTCTATGGGGCTGGAGGCGGCACACAGCCATGGTATCGTTCACAGAGATGTGAAACCCCAGAATATCATTATCTCCACAGATGGTAAAGTAAAGGTGACAGACTTTGGAATTGCCAGAGCTGCATCTTCCAATACGATCAGCTCCAATGTAATGGGATCTGTACATTACAGCTCACCTGAGCAGGTGAGAGGCGGATATAGTGATGAGAAGAGCGATATCTATTCTCTCGGAATCACATTGTATGAGATGGTTACAGGAAGAGTTCCTTTTGACGGAGATACCACTGTGGCGATCGCTATCAAGCATCTGCAGGAAGAGATGGTCCCGCCAAGTGTGTATACACCGGATCTTCCGTACAGTTTGGAGCAGATCATTCTGAAATGTACACAGAAAAGTGTAGATCGTCGTTACAGCCGTATGGAGGATGTGATCGCGGACCTGAAACATTCCCTGATCGATCCCCAGGGCGATTTTGTAAAGCTTACTACAGTTGACAACGATGCCAAGACGGTTGTGATCTCAGAAGAAGAGCTTGGTGAGATCAAACATACACCGAAGCAGATCACAAAACCGGAGATCACTACACTTGAGGAAGAAAAATACGACGATAACGATTACGATGATGCAGAGGAAGAATACAGACCGAGATCCGAGCATAGATCCGGAAAGAAAAAGAAGCATCATGGTTCCGGAAGAGGCCTGACTATTGCGGCACTGATTGGCGGGGCAGTCCTTCTGATCGTTCTTGTGGTAGTGCTTGGACGTGCCGCAGGACTGTTTGGAACAGGCAGCAGCGGAACTGCAGACAGCAGCAAGGCAGAGGCGAAGCAGGAATCAGCAGCTGACGGGCTGGCAACCGTTCCTGATCTTGTAGGCAAAACAGAGGAAGAGGCCAAAACACTTGCAAACGATGCACATCTGGGTGTCCAGATGGCCGGTGAGGAGGCATCTGATCAGGAAAAAGGCAGGATCTCCCGTCAGAAGACAGCAGCGGGAACACAGGTTGAAGCCAATACAACTGTGAAATACTGGGTGAGCACCGGAACAGCGCAGGTTACGATCCCGGATCTGGATGGACGTACAGGAATTGATGCACAGCAGACTCTGGAAGATCTTGGACTTCAGGTAAATGTCCAGAAAGAATACAGTGACACAGATGACAACGGATATGCACTGGTAGATCCGGGATATGTTTACAATGTCGAGCCGGCAGCAGGTACTTCTGTGCAGGCAGGCTCTTCTGTAACACTGACAGTCAGTCGAGGGGTTGATTATGGCGATAATGCTGAGGTTCCGAGTGTTGTAGGAATGACCAAGGATGCTGCGCTTACTATTTTAGGTAAATTTATTGATATTCAGATAACAGAACAGCAGAGTACAGAAGCTGCAGGTACAGTTATCGCACAGGATCCGGAAGCCTATGCGGCAGCAGACCCGGATCAGCCGATCAGCATTACCATCAGCTCCGGTGACAAGGCTCCATCCACAGACAGCACAGCATCTGCAGATAGCACAGCATCCACAGACAGTACAGCATCTGCGGACAGCACAGTATCCACAACTACATCTACAGCAGATGTCAATGCAAACACAGGCTGGAAATGTACACAGACACTGGATACACCGTCTGGTTACAATGGAGGAGCAATTCGTCTGGAACTGATCCAGGACGTAAACGGTGAGCCTAAGGCATCCACTATCATTGACGGACAGAATATCAGCTTCCCGTATCAGCTTAATATCTCAGGTGCTGAGGGCATTACCTCAGGAACCATCTATCTCTATGAGGAGGTAGACGGGGATTATCAGCAGCTTGGAACCTACACGGTTACATTCAAGAAAGCTGAGTGA
- the rpe gene encoding ribulose-phosphate 3-epimerase: MEYRLCPSILSADFNRLGEQIKILEKEGVEYLHIDVMDGDFVPSISFGMPVIKSIRKESNMFFDVHLMVTEPERYIRDFVECGADSITVHAEACEDLERTLEQIRAAGVKAAVSIKPSTPVNDISHLLEDVDMVLIMTVQPGFGGQKYMDECTEKIQELRELIDEEELDVDIQVDGGINDDTLETVMRAGANLMVAGSWVFKGDVAANVRHITEKIHNIKKELD, encoded by the coding sequence ATGGAATACCGATTGTGCCCGTCGATCTTATCAGCAGATTTTAACAGACTGGGAGAACAGATTAAAATTCTGGAAAAGGAAGGCGTTGAATATCTGCATATTGATGTTATGGATGGAGATTTTGTTCCCAGCATTTCTTTTGGAATGCCAGTGATCAAATCAATCCGGAAAGAATCCAACATGTTTTTCGACGTACATTTGATGGTAACAGAACCGGAAAGATATATCCGCGATTTTGTAGAATGCGGAGCAGATTCCATTACTGTACATGCGGAGGCATGTGAGGATCTGGAACGTACACTGGAGCAGATCAGGGCAGCAGGCGTAAAGGCGGCAGTTTCAATCAAGCCATCCACACCGGTAAATGACATCAGCCATCTTCTTGAAGATGTGGATATGGTGCTGATAATGACTGTTCAGCCAGGATTTGGCGGACAGAAATACATGGACGAATGCACGGAGAAGATCCAGGAGCTTCGTGAACTTATTGATGAGGAAGAGCTGGATGTTGATATCCAGGTAGATGGTGGCATCAATGATGATACACTGGAGACTGTTATGCGTGCAGGTGCAAACCTCATGGTTGCAGGTTCCTGGGTATTTAAGGGCGATGTGGCAGCCAATGTAAGACACATTACAGAAAAAATCCACAATATCAAAAAAGAGCTGGACTGA
- the rsgA gene encoding ribosome small subunit-dependent GTPase A, translating to MQGKIIKGIAGFYYVYAEDGNTYECRAKGIFRKDKFKPLVGDNVDITVLDEKELEGSVTEIHKRKNSLIRPAVANVDQALVIFAMDNPKPNFMLLDRFLIMMEREGVPAVICFNKKDLATMEELEFLCETYQSCGYQVILSSALKGEGLAEIEEVLQGKTTVVAGPSGVGKSSLTNSLQEEVEMETGEISRKLKRGKHTTRHAQIIPVAQDTFLVDTPGFSSLYIENMEEQELKDYFPEFRRYEGQCRFQGCRHIHEPGCAVKEALENNEISRLRYEDYLELHQELKEKRRY from the coding sequence ATGCAGGGAAAGATAATCAAAGGTATTGCCGGATTCTACTACGTATATGCAGAAGACGGCAATACATATGAATGCAGAGCCAAGGGAATTTTCCGTAAGGATAAATTCAAGCCTCTGGTAGGTGACAATGTGGACATTACAGTTCTGGATGAAAAGGAACTGGAGGGAAGTGTGACGGAGATCCACAAGCGGAAGAATTCTCTGATCCGTCCGGCTGTGGCCAATGTCGATCAGGCACTGGTGATCTTTGCCATGGATAATCCGAAGCCGAACTTCATGCTTCTGGATCGTTTCCTCATTATGATGGAGAGGGAAGGTGTTCCGGCAGTCATCTGTTTTAACAAAAAAGATCTGGCAACAATGGAAGAGCTGGAATTTCTCTGTGAAACATACCAGAGCTGCGGCTATCAGGTAATCCTGTCAAGTGCCCTGAAGGGGGAAGGTCTTGCAGAGATTGAAGAGGTCCTGCAGGGAAAGACCACCGTTGTGGCCGGCCCTTCCGGCGTGGGGAAATCCTCTCTTACCAATTCTCTTCAGGAAGAAGTGGAGATGGAAACCGGTGAGATCAGCCGTAAGCTGAAACGGGGAAAACATACCACGCGCCATGCACAGATCATACCGGTGGCACAGGATACATTCCTTGTGGATACGCCGGGATTTTCCTCCTTATATATTGAAAATATGGAGGAGCAGGAACTGAAGGATTACTTTCCGGAGTTCCGAAGATATGAAGGACAGTGCCGCTTTCAGGGGTGCCGTCACATACATGAACCGGGCTGCGCCGTTAAGGAAGCCCTTGAGAACAATGAGATCAGCAGACTCCGATATGAAGATTATCTGGAGCTGCACCAGGAATTAAAAGAGAAAAGGAGATACTGA
- a CDS encoding Stp1/IreP family PP2C-type Ser/Thr phosphatase: MRIYSATDVGQKRKMNQDYVFVSEGPVGNLPNLFTVADGMGGHNAGDYASSHAVRILVDEIREDADYNPVKVIRHAIEAANTEIRNRAQEDENLRGMGTTMVVATIVDQYAYVANVGDSRLYVIQDGIRQVTRDHSLVQEMVRMGEISEAEARNHPDKNIITRALGAEKTVDVDFFDLKLEKGCTILMCSDGLSNMVEDEKIQEIISDPEADIDQKGSALLREANQNGGKDNIAVVLVEPFTNEVEAC, encoded by the coding sequence ATGAGGATATACTCAGCTACTGATGTAGGGCAGAAGCGTAAGATGAATCAGGATTACGTGTTTGTATCTGAAGGTCCGGTTGGGAATCTGCCTAATCTTTTCACAGTCGCGGACGGAATGGGCGGCCATAACGCCGGTGACTATGCATCCTCACATGCAGTACGGATCCTTGTGGATGAAATCCGTGAAGATGCGGATTACAATCCTGTGAAGGTTATTCGTCATGCGATCGAAGCTGCGAATACGGAGATCAGAAACCGTGCGCAGGAAGACGAAAACCTCCGGGGCATGGGAACCACTATGGTGGTGGCGACTATTGTAGATCAGTATGCCTATGTAGCCAATGTGGGTGACAGCCGTTTATATGTGATCCAGGACGGGATCCGCCAGGTTACCAGAGATCATTCTCTGGTACAGGAAATGGTGAGAATGGGCGAGATCAGCGAAGCGGAAGCACGGAATCATCCGGATAAGAACATCATTACAAGGGCACTTGGTGCAGAGAAAACGGTGGATGTGGATTTCTTTGATCTGAAACTTGAAAAAGGATGTACGATCCTGATGTGTTCAGACGGTCTCAGCAATATGGTTGAAGATGAGAAGATCCAGGAGATCATATCCGATCCGGAAGCAGATATTGATCAGAAGGGCAGTGCGCTCCTTCGGGAAGCAAATCAGAATGGTGGTAAGGATAATATTGCAGTCGTACTGGTAGAGCCATTCACGAATGAGGTGGAAGCATGTTGA
- a CDS encoding helix-turn-helix domain-containing protein produces the protein MSIYFRNTPVSAPFMFESLGNHWNQVNIFRPDGYPYYHYLQTEKGTGRIEVRGKFYTLGANEGILIAPGVPHSYHRESTSWTTMFATFTGTLAGSIPSMTDNQEVILVEKEQGASIRKMISSTLRKYHQPTPDMKSLSSDCYNFLMNFTDCAASPKIQDNPLYQRYVIPVIKEIETGYQQDITAAQLSRSVFVSPQYLSRLFRRFMGCSVYEYVTMYRISRARELLLSRPDMKIQDVASASGFSDASHFIAMFRKVTGTTPLDFRKMY, from the coding sequence ATGTCGATCTATTTCAGAAATACTCCGGTCAGTGCTCCCTTCATGTTTGAATCTCTTGGGAACCACTGGAATCAGGTTAATATCTTCCGTCCGGACGGATATCCGTATTATCATTACCTCCAGACTGAAAAGGGTACCGGACGCATTGAAGTCCGTGGAAAATTTTATACTCTCGGAGCCAACGAGGGCATCCTCATCGCTCCCGGTGTCCCTCATTCCTATCACAGAGAGTCTACTTCCTGGACCACAATGTTTGCCACCTTCACAGGAACACTGGCAGGCAGCATCCCTTCCATGACAGACAACCAGGAAGTGATCCTTGTTGAAAAGGAACAGGGGGCCAGTATCCGGAAAATGATTTCTTCTACCTTGCGTAAATATCATCAGCCCACACCGGATATGAAATCTCTTTCTTCCGACTGCTACAACTTTCTTATGAATTTTACAGACTGTGCAGCTTCTCCGAAGATACAGGATAATCCTCTCTACCAGAGATATGTGATCCCGGTAATAAAAGAAATCGAAACCGGTTATCAGCAGGATATCACTGCAGCGCAGCTGAGCCGGAGCGTTTTTGTCTCTCCGCAGTATCTTTCCCGTCTGTTCCGCCGTTTTATGGGCTGCTCGGTTTACGAATACGTTACCATGTACCGCATCAGCCGCGCCCGTGAGCTTCTGCTTTCCAGACCGGATATGAAGATCCAGGATGTTGCCAGCGCTTCCGGATTTTCCGACGCCAGCCACTTTATCGCCATGTTCCGTAAAGTCACAGGCACAACTCCCCTGGATTTCCGAAAGATGTACTGA
- the lgt gene encoding prolipoprotein diacylglyceryl transferase, with translation MDMSIRFPGLNLVLDYVPRSFEIFGFEITIYGVLIAIGMLLGIFFVVLEARRNHEDPDAYLDLAIITLLSGVAGARLLYAAFSWSLYKNDPGQLLNIRSGGLMFYGGLLGGVLGGAIYCRIRKKSFCQMADLACMGLLIGQIIGKWGSFFNRESFGEYADNIFSMQLPLTAVRAGEVTTAMREKLQTVDGGTWILVQPMFFYESLWCLLVLLVLMMLLRKKVFQGEIFLRYLASYGLGRAVIQWFRTDKVLFPGTGVDVSLVISVILFVFCTVVVAVKRVMSRKRAKVRMRRIEKDQQAEKEAEQQRENAAENLETETVQGEKNGPERDTAERGSSSESVTFAAAAGGTEEAGQPDQEQERSSEESGGQPKS, from the coding sequence ATGGATATGTCAATTCGGTTTCCCGGATTAAATCTGGTTTTGGATTATGTGCCGAGATCCTTTGAGATTTTTGGCTTTGAGATCACGATCTATGGCGTCCTGATCGCGATAGGAATGCTTCTGGGAATCTTTTTTGTGGTACTGGAAGCCAGAAGAAATCATGAAGATCCGGATGCATATCTGGATCTGGCCATCATAACGCTGCTTTCCGGTGTGGCAGGGGCGAGGCTGCTTTATGCGGCTTTTTCCTGGAGCCTTTATAAAAATGATCCGGGACAGCTTCTGAATATACGGTCCGGAGGACTTATGTTTTATGGAGGACTTCTGGGCGGTGTGCTAGGTGGTGCGATCTACTGCAGGATCCGAAAGAAATCCTTCTGTCAGATGGCAGATCTTGCATGCATGGGACTTCTGATCGGGCAGATAATAGGAAAGTGGGGAAGCTTTTTTAACAGAGAATCTTTCGGGGAATATGCAGACAACATTTTTTCCATGCAGTTGCCGCTGACTGCGGTACGGGCAGGAGAGGTCACCACGGCTATGCGTGAAAAGCTTCAAACCGTGGACGGTGGTACCTGGATTTTGGTACAGCCCATGTTTTTCTATGAAAGTCTCTGGTGTCTGCTTGTGCTTTTGGTGCTTATGATGCTGCTTCGCAAAAAAGTATTCCAGGGAGAGATATTTCTGAGATATCTGGCGAGCTATGGTCTGGGAAGAGCAGTGATCCAGTGGTTCCGCACAGATAAAGTACTGTTTCCGGGAACCGGCGTGGATGTTTCGCTGGTGATCTCGGTAATACTTTTTGTTTTTTGCACCGTGGTAGTTGCAGTAAAACGCGTGATGTCCAGAAAGCGGGCAAAAGTACGGATGAGAAGGATCGAGAAAGATCAGCAGGCAGAGAAAGAAGCTGAACAGCAACGGGAAAATGCAGCAGAGAATCTGGAAACAGAGACTGTACAGGGAGAAAAAAATGGACCAGAACGAGATACAGCAGAAAGAGGAAGCTCTTCGGAAAGCGTCACTTTTGCAGCAGCTGCAGGAGGAACGGAAGAAGCTGGACAGCCAGATCAGGAGCAGGAGCGATCTTCTGAAGAATCTGGAGGCCAGCCAAAAAGTTGA